Proteins encoded within one genomic window of Methanomicrobia archaeon:
- a CDS encoding acetylornithine transaminase gives MFSSQEEIIALEKRYIMQTYKRPQLVLKEGKGAVVKDFFGNEYIDCVGGIAVNAVGYSHPVVVKAIQEQAAKLMHVSNLYYTEPQVKLAEKLSELSGMAKAFFCNSGAESIEAAMKLACKVTGKRGFIAAQGSFHGRTVVSLSATYEPKFRRPFEPLLLKSVKFVQYNDAEAIRDAIDDETAAVILEPIQGENGVIVPSAGYLNEVREICTEKGVLLILDEVQTGFGRTGKWFGKDHDGVEPDIMTLAKALGAGFPIGAMLARDGIEFEASEHASTFGGNPLACATALASISVMEDEKLVERSRELGNYVMERVHGENGLESRLVVKEIRGKGLMMAIELVMPCSELLDKAIARGILLNCTVGNVIRLVPPLVISKEQLDTVVSVLQELIE, from the coding sequence ATGTTTTCGTCTCAGGAAGAGATTATTGCGCTTGAGAAGCGGTATATCATGCAAACATACAAAAGGCCGCAGCTCGTACTCAAAGAGGGCAAAGGCGCGGTAGTGAAGGACTTCTTCGGTAACGAGTATATCGATTGCGTGGGTGGCATTGCGGTGAATGCCGTGGGGTACAGCCATCCCGTTGTTGTCAAGGCGATCCAGGAACAGGCAGCGAAACTCATGCACGTCTCCAATCTGTATTATACGGAGCCGCAGGTGAAACTCGCAGAGAAGCTATCGGAGCTGAGCGGCATGGCCAAGGCGTTCTTCTGTAATTCAGGCGCGGAGAGCATAGAAGCCGCAATGAAGCTGGCATGTAAAGTAACCGGCAAGCGTGGCTTCATCGCGGCACAAGGAAGTTTTCACGGCAGAACCGTGGTTTCCCTGAGTGCAACGTATGAGCCGAAATTCAGACGCCCGTTCGAGCCGTTGCTCCTAAAGAGCGTTAAATTCGTGCAATACAACGATGCCGAGGCGATTCGAGACGCGATCGACGACGAGACTGCTGCAGTTATATTAGAGCCCATCCAGGGCGAAAATGGCGTAATTGTGCCCTCTGCGGGCTATTTGAACGAGGTACGCGAGATCTGCACGGAGAAAGGAGTCTTGCTGATTCTGGACGAGGTGCAGACCGGGTTTGGCCGCACCGGTAAATGGTTTGGCAAGGATCACGATGGTGTCGAGCCGGATATAATGACACTTGCAAAGGCGTTGGGCGCGGGCTTCCCCATCGGCGCCATGCTTGCACGCGATGGCATAGAATTCGAAGCCAGTGAGCACGCGTCAACCTTCGGTGGCAATCCGCTGGCGTGTGCGACGGCATTAGCCTCTATTAGCGTGATGGAAGATGAGAAACTTGTGGAACGGTCACGAGAACTCGGCAACTACGTCATGGAGCGAGTTCACGGTGAGAACGGACTGGAATCACGTCTGGTGGTGAAGGAGATACGAGGCAAAGGGCTGATGATGGCGATCGAATTAGTAATGCCCTGTAGCGAACTCCTAGATAAGGCTATTGCACGAGGAATCCTGCTCAATTGCACCGTCGGGAATGTGATTCGATTGGTCCCACCATTAGTCATCAGTAAAGAGCAGTTGGATACAGTGGTTTCGGTCCTGCAAGAGCTTATCGAGTGA
- a CDS encoding histidinol phosphate phosphatase domain-containing protein codes for MFDLHTHSLLSDGELIPSELVRRAVVHGYEAVAITDHVDFTNVEHILKCLQKSELQANPNSEIEVIRGVEITHVPPEKIGALVKKATDLGAELVVVHGETIAEPVESGTNRAAVSNPAVNILAHPGLITEEEAERAKENGIYLEISSRKGHSLTNGHVAQVARNVGASVVLNSDLHSPDDFLTEEFGARILAGTGLDPDEVRKAMDVNPRKLLKELGR; via the coding sequence ATGTTTGATCTACATACGCATTCGCTCCTCAGCGACGGCGAGCTCATCCCGAGCGAATTGGTAAGGCGAGCGGTCGTTCACGGCTACGAAGCGGTTGCAATAACGGACCACGTGGATTTCACGAACGTGGAGCACATACTGAAGTGTTTACAGAAATCAGAACTCCAGGCTAACCCAAACAGTGAGATAGAAGTGATAAGAGGCGTGGAAATCACGCATGTGCCGCCAGAGAAGATCGGGGCACTCGTGAAAAAGGCAACGGATTTGGGTGCGGAACTGGTGGTGGTGCATGGCGAGACGATCGCGGAGCCTGTGGAAAGCGGCACGAACAGAGCAGCCGTGAGCAACCCCGCCGTGAACATACTCGCACATCCCGGCCTGATAACAGAAGAGGAAGCGGAACGAGCAAAGGAAAATGGCATTTATCTCGAAATCTCGTCACGAAAGGGGCATTCCCTGACCAATGGGCACGTTGCGCAAGTCGCACGGAACGTCGGAGCGAGCGTCGTGCTCAATTCGGATTTGCATTCTCCGGACGATTTCCTGACCGAAGAATTCGGTGCACGAATCCTCGCAGGTACCGGGTTAGACCCCGACGAAGTGCGAAAAGCGATGGACGTGAATCCTCGGAAATTGCTGAAGGAGCTAGGAAGGTGA
- a CDS encoding signal recognition particle protein Srp19 (binds to 7S RNA to mediate binding of the signal recognition particle protein Srp54), whose translation MKKMVIWPAYLAAGKTKSEGRLVARKHAVKSPKVEEIESVARTLNLEPEVEKEKAYPKAHWDKSGRVLVTKKGRKGEIVQEIANGIKELREKSKTKSGGK comes from the coding sequence ATGAAGAAGATGGTCATCTGGCCTGCGTATCTGGCCGCGGGAAAAACGAAAAGCGAAGGGCGACTCGTCGCGCGCAAGCACGCTGTGAAATCGCCAAAAGTGGAGGAGATCGAATCGGTTGCGCGAACGCTCAACCTTGAGCCTGAAGTGGAGAAGGAGAAGGCGTATCCGAAGGCGCACTGGGACAAGAGCGGTCGCGTGTTAGTGACTAAAAAAGGCCGTAAAGGCGAGATCGTGCAAGAAATTGCGAACGGGATAAAAGAGCTGCGTGAGAAATCTAAGACTAAGAGCGGAGGCAAGTAA